From the Purpureocillium takamizusanense chromosome 6, complete sequence genome, one window contains:
- a CDS encoding uncharacterized protein (COG:C~EggNog:ENOG503NW10), which translates to MAKPDDIPPMTYRFLGQSGLQVSSISLGGWLTYGGHVDREGTFACMKAAYDCGVNFFDCAEVYAAGESEIVMGEAIKKYGWNRNDLVISTKVYWGAAFGNNPVNNKGLSRKHIVEGVNASLKRLDLEYVDLIYAHRPDRQTPMEETVRAFNHIIDSGKAFYWGTSEWNADEIAQAWRVADRLGLIGPVMEQPAYNMLTREKVEGEFAHLYRPDNGGLGLTVFSPMKQGILSGKYRDGIPEDSRFAQTTVEFIKGYWKRTSKDDWAGIVEQVNRLQPIADRLGIKMSTLALAWVLKNPNVSSAITGASSPEQVYENCRAVAAVDKLTPEVMEEIDGVLNNKPPSVTLRH; encoded by the exons ATGGCGAAGCCCGACGACATCCCCCCCATGACCTACCGGTTTCTCGGCCAGTCTGGTCTCCAGGTCTCGTCCATCTCCCTGGGAGGCTGGCTCACATatggcggccacgtcgatCGAG AGGGCACGTTTGCCTGCATGAAGGCCGCATACGACTGTGGCGTCAACTTCTTCGACTGTGCCGAGGTCTACGCCGCGGGCGAGTCCGAGATCGTCAtgggcgaggccatcaaAAAGTACGGCTGGAACCGCAATGACCTGGTCATCTCGACAAAG GTCTACTGGGGCGCTGCGTTCGGCAACAACCCCGTCAACAACAAGGGCCTCTCGAGGAAGCacatcgtcgagggcgtcaacgCCTCGCTCAAGCGCCTGGACCTCGAGTACGTGGACCTCATCTACGCGCACCGGCCGGACCGGCAGACGCCCATGGAAGAGACGGTGCGCGCCTTCAACCACATCATCGACTCGGGCAAGGCGTTTTACTGGGGCACGTCGGAGTGGAACGCCGACGAGATCGCGCAGGCGTGGCGCGTGGCCGACCGGCTGGGGCTCATCGGCCCGGTCATGGAGCAGCCGGCGTACAACATGCTCACGCGCGAAaaggtcgagggcgagttCGCGCATCTCTACCGGCCGGACAACGGCGGGCTAGGCCTCACCGTCTTCTCCCCGATGAAGCAGGGCATCCTGTCGGGCAAGTACCGCGACGGGATCCCCGAGGACTCGCGCTTCGCGCAGACGACGGTCGAGTTCATCAAGGGGTACTGGAAGCGCACGTCCAAGGACGACTgggccggcatcgtcgagcaggtcaaCAGGCTGCAGCCCATCGCCGACCGGCTCGGCATCAAGATGAGCACCCTGGCCCTCGCGTGGGTGCTCAAGAACCCCAACGTGAGCTCCGCCATCACGGGCGCGAGCAGCCCGGAGCAGGTGTACGAGAACtgccgcgccgtggcggccgtggacaAGCTGACGCCAGAGGTCATGGAGGAGATTGACGGCGTCCTGAACAACAAGCCCCCGTCAGTGACCCTGCGGCATTGA